Genomic DNA from Deltaproteobacteria bacterium:
CAGGTCGGCCACTGCTTCGCGTGCTGCATGATCACGGTTCAAAATCGGACTGGGCTCGACGACACGGAGTGGCGTCGGTTGTTCGACCGCTGGTTTTGCTTCGCTTTGCGGCCGTTCCTCATTCTTTGGTTTTTGCTGCTTGGCAATGCTTAGATGCGGCAGCGCAGGCTCAACCGCCTCGACCTGGGCCGCGAGCCCATCACGACGCTCCAGCATGAGCAGTTCCGCCGCCCTGCGGACCATGTCAGCGGTGACTTTCTTGTTACCGCCAGCAAGCGCCAGCGAGAGTGAATTGTCGCATAACGCGTTGATTAAACGTGGGGTGCCCCCCGAATAGGCCCAAAGCTCGACGGTGGCATCGCGCTCGAAAATATCCGGCCCGACGTAGGCCGCGACCTCGAGCCGATGGCGCAAATAGCTCTCGACGTCGCCATGATATTGCAGGGGTGTAAGCCGATAATGCATGGCTAACCGTTGCTTTACCGGAGCTAACGAAGGTACTCCTAGCTGAGAGGCGAGCTCCGGCTCGCCAGCCATGACGATTTGCAGCAGTTTTTCCTTGTCGGTTTCCAAATTAGAAAGATCGCAAAGCGCCTCCAGCGCATCGTCATGCAGCTCTTGGGCTTCGTCGAGCAGCAGCGCCACGCTGCGCTTTTGTTGGAGCTGTTCGAAGAGGTGGAGCTCGAGGTCTTTATGCAGACGCAGAGCGCTTTTATCACCGACCTCGATGCCCAACTCTTCGCAGAGCCATTCCAACATATTGCTCGCAGTAACGTGGCGGCTCGATGATACTGAGATGAAATGGGTGCTCGGCAAGTGGCGCATGAGTTTG
This window encodes:
- a CDS encoding AAA family ATPase, producing MTYSFNEDSKGMVEKHFGFRENPFGVTPDPRYFYDHSLYMKGLSQLIHGVQAKKGMLLVTGDPGTGKTTLLRKLMRHLPSTHFISVSSSRHVTASNMLEWLCEELGIEVGDKSALRLHKDLELHLFEQLQQKRSVALLLDEAQELHDDALEALCDLSNLETDKEKLLQIVMAGEPELASQLGVPSLAPVKQRLAMHYRLTPLQYHGDVESYLRHRLEVAAYVGPDIFERDATVELWAYSGGTPRLINALCDNSLSLALAGGNKKVTADMVRRAAELLMLERRDGLAAQVEAVEPALPHLSIAKQQKPKNEERPQSEAKPAVEQPTPLRVVEPSPILNRDHAAREAVADLAAKRERPVTHPVAHPERADVERLKAAMAAIRLPPPIAREATAEQPAQTINLAPPEPAQPAPVKVPQEVLPPLSQTPAPAPIDELTTTAEQNPAGMRTIILKEANVPPQFFDYMVHEATEGLGPIGEFVVQEHIEGLGETREAFPRKKLLALVEAVGAEIGNKQMRANFEVTMRREIRGFRTF